The window CCGCGCACAGACCGGAAGCTGGTCGAGGACCTGTTCGCAGATCGCCACATTCAAGTGCTGATTTCGACGGCCACGCTCGCGTGGGGTGTGAATCTCCCCGCACACACAGTCATCATCAAAGGCACGCAGGTCTACTTGCCCGAGAAGGGCTCTTGGGCAGAGTTGAGTCCGATGGATGTGCTCCAGATGATGGGGCGCGCCGGGCGCCCGCAGTACGACACGAGCGGCCACGCGATCCTCATCACGCAACACAGCGAGCTCCAGTACTACCTCTCCCTCAACAACCAGCAACTCCCGATCGAAAGCCAAATGATTTCCTGCCTCCCCGACATGCTCAACGCCGAAGTCGTCCTCGGTACGGCGCCCAGAAAGCGTTTCAACGGTTTAGGGGTTTCCCAACGCGCTACTTCGGCGCGAGTGGAGGAAACTGCAGGCAAAGACTCCAGGCACTGCAGCGAAACTGAGGTGGTCACACAGACCCGACAAAGGAGTGGCTTTTCGCAAGACACAGACCATGATAAACAGCCAAGGTCTCACAGATACACATGCAGACTGCCGATTCAGATATGTCGCTCGACGTGTCTTCGTGGCATTGACGAGTGGAGATGTGTACCTacggagacgggcgaggcgcgccttGGCCGCGTGGCTGTTGCTTGTGACTGTATGCGTTCTGTGGGTGCTGGCCTGCTATGCCAGCCAGTGTGCCTCGCTggtcggggggggggggggggggtgatTCTGTCGAGCGTGGAATTTCAGGGTCGCGTTGTTTTTCTCGGTTTCGCTTCACGTTCTCAGGTTCGGTGCGGAGCCGCGAGGACGCGGTGAACTGGCTAGGGTACACGTACCTGTACGTGCGCATGTTGAAGAACCCGACGTTGTACGGCATCCCGCCGGAGGAAATTGAGCGCGACAAGTTGCTGGAGCAGCACTGCGTGAATCTGATTGACAGCGCGTTGAAGATTTTGGACAAGAATTTCCTCATCAAGTACGACCGGCGCATGGGGGCCATCCAGGTGACGGCGATGGGGCGCGTCGCGAGTCACTACTACATCAAGTATCCGACGATTGCGGTGTACAACCAGCACATGAAGCCGACGCTGTCGGACATTGagctcctgcgtctcttttcgctctcgtccgAATTCAAGTACATGCCGgtccgcgaagaagaaaaggtggAGCTCCAGCGGCTCATGGAGCGCGTGCCGATCCCTGTGAAGGGCTCTCCGGACGAAACGAGCTCGAAGGTGAACGTCCTCCTCCAGGCGTACATCAGCAAACTGAAACTCGAGGGTCTCGCCATGATGGCCGACatggtgtacgtacagcagAGCGCGAACCGAATCATGCGCGCTATCTTCGAAATCTGCCTGCGACGTGGCTGGGCGATGCTCGCCCTCCGGGCCCTCCAGTTCTGCAAAGAAATCGACCGCCGCATGTGGAGCAGCATGACGCCGCTTCGACAGTTCAAGGTCAGAGTCCCGACCCACACGCCCGCGCGGAGTGCGAAACACACCAGGCTGTGCATTTCCCACGATGCAGGCAACGCCGGCCACGCACGCTACACACCTATACATACGCATGTACAGgattgtatatatatatatatatatgtatatatatgtatatatttatatacttatatacgcatatctgtgtgtatgtgtgtatgtcaGTAGCCACGTATCCGAGTATGGTGGGTCACCGGGGTGTGAGGTCGCCCGTGCAGGGAGTGGAGAGATGTCGTATCCGTGCCGAACGCTAGAGAGGCCTTTGGCGAAGTGGGCGGACCAGAATTGAGTTTAAAACTTATTTTcatgtggagagaaacgtgtGGTTCGCGATTCGTTTTTTGCGCCCGCTGCGCGCAGGTGTTGCCGGAAGAGCTGCTGCGGAagatcgagaagaaagacttGCCTTTCGAACGGTACTACGACCTGTCGTCGACGGAGATCGGGGAGTTGGTGCGCGTGCCCAAGATGGGCAAGCTTCTCCACCGGCTGATTCACCAATTTCCGAAACTCGAGCTGGCGGCCTTCGTGCAGCCGCTCACGCGCACCTGCCTAGTCGTCGAACTGACCATCACGCCGGACTTCCAGTGGGACTCCAAGGTACACGGCAGCGGCGAGGTCTTTTGGGTGCTGGTCGAGGACGTCGACGGCGAACAGATTCTCCACCATGAGGTGAGCGGCGAAAAGCCAGCAAGGCCGCATGCAGTAACAGCGCACGCGAATGCCCCGCGATAGCTGTCTGAGCCGCTTCCCATCTCACGATCGATTCTCGCACTTTGTTGTGGAAAAGATAcaaagaaggagagcgcCTGGCAGCGACACAgtggagacagacagagaccGTATATGTATCGATGTACATAGGTGCATAATTTCGGCATGCATGAACGTGCATTTTTGAGCGATGAGTGGGTCGGGGGAAGTAATATGGGCTGCCTGGCGAGTTTGCGGATACGAAAGGTTGACGCCAAAGGGttgtctgtgtttttttcccttcaGATGTTTATCATGCCGCCGTTTACCGGCGAAGTGGAGCACACACTGTGCTTCACGTTGCCGATTACCGATCCTCTGCCTCCGAATTATTCCattcgcgtcgtctccgacCGCTGGCTGCACTCGCAGTCGTCGCTTCCAATTTCCTTCAAGACGCTCATTCTTCCCGAGAGAACTCCGCCGCACACAGAACTTCTGGATCTCCAGCCTCTTCCCATCTCGGCTCTCCGGGACGCGAAAATGGAACAGGTCTATGCAGGAAGTTTCAAGGCCTTCAATCCCATCCAGACTCAGGTACGGGCGCGGTTCCAGGAatgagaaacgaagagacgaCGTTTTTGATCTccttgcttcttctgcatgcgcgtttgcGGCTTTTGTTCCTGTCACTCTCCAGTCTGCTTCGGTGGCTCTCTGGTCTcccccttgttctctttctcctcttcttttctttcttcttctatttcttttcttccttcttctcttccttctctttcttcttctcttccttcttctctgtccatctccttcttctctttcttcttctcttccttcttctctttcttcttctcttccttcttctctgtcttcttctctttcttcttctcttccttcttctctgtcttcttctctttcttcttctcttccttcttctctttcttcttctctttcttcttctctgtcttcttctctttcttcttctctgtcttcttctcttccttcttctctttcttcttccttttcttcttctctctgtccgtcgccttcttcgctgtgtccgtctccttcttttcttccttctctcgcttctttctcttctcgctcgcccgGTGGTGTtcagctttcttctcgcttcgcggcCCACCacactctctctccccgtgtGCGATGGCTGTGCTTTTGTTCCTAGGTCTTCTCCACGCTGTACGCGACGAACGAGAatgtccttctctgtctgccgCCGACGAGCGGGAAGGAGATTTGCCTCGAGTTTGCGATCCTGCGCATGCTCAAGACGGAACCTGCCAGTCAGTGGAAAGCCGTGTACATCGCCCCTCACCCGCTGGTGGTGAAGGAGAGACTCGACGACTGGGTCACAAAGCTTGGCAGGGGTTTGGGCGTCAAACTGGCGGAACTCACAGGCGAAATGCAACAGGACATGAaggtgcgtgcatgcacaaagTGCCAAAGTGCACCTGGTCACGATCCAccccgcctccgcggcgcgcgccgacGTGCCAAGCTCTGCATTTTCTCGATACAGCCGGTCTCGAGTCTCAGCGTCTCCATCTGCCTGGCCACGTGTCCGTAGATCGAGCAAGAGAGACGTTTCCTGATTTCCTGTGGAGATCCGTATCGACAAGCAAAGCTGAGTCGAGGCGGTGATGTGCCGTGGCCTCGCGTCTGTCACCGTTGCCGACTGGAGGGGCTCAGCAGCCGCTCCTGCCTCTGTTTCCACTCTGCGGAAGCTCTCTTTAcctacacacatgcatacctatacatacatatagagatagacagatatatgtagatacGTATTCGCATGCATATTCACATACGTGTATAGCTTCATGAGATGTTGGGGTTGAGTTTCCGGTGTTGGAAGTAAAGCAGCTGTGTCTTTTAATCCTTCCTGTGTCTTGCTTTCAGCTTCTGGAGCAGTCGCAACTGGTGCTGGCGACTCCGGAGAAGTGGGACTTCGTTTCTCGTCGGTGGAAGACGCGCAAAGTGTTGCAGTCGATTCGGTTGCTCCTCGTCGACGACCTCCATCTGCTGAACTCGCCCGTCGGGTCCACGCTGGAGATTTGTCTCTCCCGAACGCGCTACATCTCCGCGCAACTCCAGCGCCCGATACGCATCGTCGCCATGGCCAACTCGCTCGCAAACGCCAAAGACGTCGGAGACTGGCTCGGCGTCAGCAGCAGTGGTCAGACTCAGTCAACGAATTCAAAATATCTATGCATGTGCTTATTGGTACATGCACATATCGAGTTGGAGACATACTTATATGCGATATGTCTATCCATTCATTCATgcatatgcagatatatatctgtacacggtcatatatatatatatatatatatatatatttgatGTATTGGCGTTTGTACGAAAGTTTCAAAAGTCTACTCTGGGCTGTTcaagacagctaaaagtaTACGAATCtagatatagatgtatacatCGTCGcatctgcgtgtgtgtgtgtgtgtgcttcgCGAgtatatctgcatgcgtgggtTTTTTCAATGTGTTGGGCGACTTCGAGATcctctccttcatcttcccCACAGCGGATAAACTGGCAGGCACGCAGGCGGGCCTTCGAGCGGCTACCTCCCCTTTGCCGCACTTTTCACCCTCTCGGAAGgtttttcgctgtctctcccgctgcgcacacctttctctttgtttcgcgtGCGTGATTTCTAGGGCTGTGCGCgcgtccttcccttcctcgtttgGAGCGAaactcgtctccctctctctgtctttccctcctctttttttcgtgggGTATCGATTTGTAGATGTCAGTGCGTTTTGCGAAAAGGGAGTTTGTGTGTGCGTTGGGTTCTCGCAGGTCTGTTTAACTTCCACCCGAGTGTACGTACGGTGCCCCTGGAGATTTCGCTGCACGGTTTCGACGTTTACcaccgagaggcgcggctgcTGGCGATGAGCAAGGCAGTTTACCAAGCTGTCAAGTTGTACACTTCAAACCGCGAAGACGAACGCTCCGGCAGCCTCTCGTCTCGAAAGCTGAAGAACGTCATCGTCTTCTGCTCAGACCGCCGACACTGCAGGCTCACTGCCATCGACCTACTCCTGCAAGCTGCCGCCGACGACGATCCCAAAAAATTCCTCCATGTCTCTGGTAAACAATCAACTAAAAACACAGACGCATTAAAATGTCTCTATATATGCACAATTATAGAGATAtgcgtgtatgcatatatatatatatatatatatatatgcttgttTTCGTAGAACTAGCGCAGGGTCCCATCCATGCGCAGGTGTGCTGAACACACGTGGCCAGGCTCGTCAGGAAGTAGGAGGGAGGAGCAGAAGACACaacagaagggaaggaagagaaaaggagaggcgcgatGAAACTGAGAACAGACACGGCGAACGAGACAGGGCGAAGAATcggaaacgaggggagagTGAAGTGCCTATCCCGGTTCCGGGTCTTTTGCGCCGATCTGCTTTCCGACTCGACACTTGCCTTCGCGCGTGTTCGTTTCGCTGaatctttcctcttttgtctctttcccagACGAAGTCATGAGCAAATACACCTCTGTGGTGCGCGACAAAATGCTCAACGAGACGCTTTCTTACGGTGTCGGACTCCTCCACTCTGGGCTCTCCGCCGCCGAGCAGCAACTCGtgcagcagctgcatgcggcaggcGCTATTCaagtcgtcgtcgtcgccgaAGAGTGCGCCTGGGGGCTGCAAATGTACGCACATCTCGTCGTCATTGTCGACACCAAGAAATTCACCGAGAACGGGTAAGATTCATACCTCTTCCTAGTCCACGTTTTCCaccccctctctcttggtcttcctctccttcttcttcctctccctttccttctcacctGGTTCTTCCTATCTACCTTTTGTTTTCACCTgattcttcttttctcccctgtcgTCTTACcatttctcctttctttttctctttttcttccttcgctgctttcttctttcactcgtctctttcgtctgcggtgtctcttcttttcccccggTCGCGCGTTTTCATCGCTCTTTGACTTGTTCCGTGCTTTTTAGGTACGAGGACTACACCGTGGCGGACGTGCTGCAAATGCTGGGCCACGCGACGCGCTCGTCGATTGACAAGCACGGGTACGCGGTGCTCTTTTGTCCTTCCTCGAAACGCGAATTCTACAAAAAGTTCATCTTTGAGCCGCTGCCGGTGGAGTCGCAGCTGGAGCAGAACCTCGTGGACCACATCAACGCAGAAGTCGTCTTGAAGACGATCGAAAACAAGCAAGACGCAGTCGACTGGCTAACCTGGACGTTCCTCTATCGCCGCCTCGCAAAGGTACGCCTGTGCCGATGTCCCCCTCTGCTGCGTGGAGGAAAACGTCCCAGGCTATAAACGGCAACTTGAAGCGCGGAACCGCTCTCCACATGTTCAGGTGGGCGCGGAAGGAAGAACCAactttttttcttcggcccgttttgtctttcgcctccgctcAGAACCCGAACTACTACGGCCTGCAGGGGGTCACGCACCAACACCTCAGCGATTACCTCTCCGAACTGGTCGAGTCTGGCGTTCACACGCTCGAGCAGGCGCAGTGTGTGTCGGAGCAAAACGATGTGGACCTTCAGCCGCTCAACTTGGGTCTCGTTGCAGCCTTCTACTACGTCAAAGTCGACACGATTGGTGAGGAGTCAATAACGCCAGCGGGCAAACCTTaaacgcgaggcgagcgggtCGGGGAGCCCCTTGTGGGTGCTCCGCAGCTCGCCGAAGAAGTTTCtcggagagcgaggaaagtAACAGAGTGCCGCAGCGCTCTCTGTGCCAGGCAGTGCATGCCTCCGCGTGGAAAAAGTTCCGGGTTGCTGACACCGTCTGCGCGTGTGTCTTAGGCGATGCATGCCCCGTACACCCCTCCGACCCtggctgcgcatgcaagagGGGAGGGCTGTGCCCATCAGGGAAGCAGGTTCTGGCAGCTCGGTGGACGCGGatcgtttctgtctcgcttgtccagttgtctgttttttttttgttcgGAGACAATGTGCGAGGCATCCATgcgtctgctttctcgcgcgtcctcaGAACTTTTCAACCGCTCGCTGACTCCCACATGCAAACGACGCGCACTGCTCGAGATCCTCGCGGCGTCCTCGGAGTTTTCGAGTCTCCCCCTGAGACCCGGCGAAGAGGGAACCTTGAAAGGCCTGGCGcagcgcctcggcgtccGCCTCCCTTCCAACTCAGAAGATCTCAACAAGCCGAGCACAAAGGCCCTCATTCTCCTCTATGTAAGCACAAcagcgacaaaaaagagaactTGCTTTTCTCgatatacataaatatacatgtgtgcatGGCATtgtctgtgcatgtgcatacatttatgcacatgcatatatatatatatatatatatgtgtatatgggTGCCTGGCGAGCTGCAATACCGGTCTCTCCACTGATGCGTATATccgtacatacatacatgcatacatacatacacatatacacatatacacacacatatatatacatatatatggttATATATGAATAAATGCATAAATAGATATGTGTTTGGTCGGCCGAGTTCGCGGGGCGTATGTTTCTGCGCGTGCATGTGCTTAAAGATTCTCGGCGCCGGAGTTTGTctcgtgtctcgcctccgaCTTGGCATCAACCGCGGCGGTGTTCGCTCCTGGCCgttctgttttctgctcAGGCGCACTTCAATCGGACGCCGCTGCCGAGCGACTTGATCGCCGACCAGAAGATCCTGCTGGAACCCACGATCcggctgctgcatgcgctcgttGACGTCATTTCCTCCAACGGTTGGCTGGTCCCGGCGCTCTCAGCGATGGAAATCTGCCAGGCCGTCGTGCAGGCCATGACCACGACGGCTCTCGGCGGCGGCAACGCGACGCAGTGCAGCCCACTCAAGCAACTGCCTCATTTCACTGACGAGCTCGTCGAAAAGGCCAAAGGTGCGGTCAACTTCACACAATTCTCCCTAAACACTGCATATGGATACACATAGGTGTGCATGTTTGAATACAtacgtatgtgtatatatatacatatgtatatatgtatatatgtatatatatatatctttacatttgcatgcatatgtgtgtatgggTTGAGGTACAGATGGAGGGTGGGGCCGATGCAGGTCAATATGGCtagagggagaggggaggtCTGTGCACGATGCAATACGGTCTGTGGAGGGCTGGTCCAGCTGCGAAAGATTTGTGGGCActcgggaagagaaacgaatgGAGAGAGCGTGCACTCACACGAGTTTTTACGatggcctctctcctcgtccgctTCCCTTCATGGAGAGGCTGGTGATGCGTCCACGCCGTCCCGTTTTTCCGGAGCTTCGCGCGTTTTTCACTTTCTTCAAGAGTGCGACAGCCTTCTCGTGGACGTGTTTTCCAGCAAATTTAGGTTCGTTTCGACTGACGTGAGGCTGTCCTTTTTGCCTTGCCGATGTTTACAGAGATGGGCGTCGACGACATCTTCGACTTGATGAACatggaagaaaaagacagagagaaactccTCAAATCTCTTACTCCCTCCCAGCTCAAGGTATGAGGCGAAAACAGACGCGACCGTCGACAGGTGTCCTCTCGTATCgtgcttttctttccgcttaAGCACAAGCATGAaggtttcctctctcttcgttggggtcttcttgttttctttcccaTCTGCCGCTCTTGCTTCCCCCGTCGAGTTCTCTGCTTTGGGCGGTcccgtttcgtttctcgtcttggTTGTCTCGTTCCTGCCAGTCACGGAGATCCCTCGGCGGATCCTGGAAATCGTCTTCCGTCCCGTGCTGGC is drawn from Neospora caninum Liverpool complete genome, chromosome X and contains these coding sequences:
- a CDS encoding RNA helicase-related protein required for pre-mRNA splicing, related; translation: MAEEFERFKRFEYRQNSNLVLQRDTSTGVAPAVNLGEPTGEPESLAGRKLYPMGDKVERGLKKEDRPAKSADPKRAKLKRNKLDLKRGATVLDADVTEIFFYKPTTQQTRLVYEQLLVTLQQQLGDQPDEVLKGAADEVLAALKVDGCKDSERKKNVEQVLGPLTSDRYTRLHQLAKNITDYSLGGEEEDGAQAGGLDGSTGVAVVFDEEEEEDGDGNELMEVEVLEGEEEDDEDEEEAEDKERTYLAAKNVDDDEFEDRDAYELDISKIDPHWLQRELNNVFKDPNKAVATEKEILSILATPDIQKCENQLVVILKYENFELAKLILKNRWKVFYAVRLGQAQSKEEKNAIFEEMKNSPEGQEVLELLDSLSSRRNKEKEIAINVRKEAASLAAKAQARAASLRAAEFAEEDAGGGAGLHASSTAAFAGKPGKALGAALSKARDLDEATGDRDGLEAAGAHPHAMKGAVAKKPTAAVDLSSIAFHQGGHFMANTRVKLPDGAQRIETKNYDEVVVQAFKKPQEAPDARLPISALPDWAQSAFSCVNIEQLNPMQSKVYKVAFEEFNENLLLCAPTGAGKTNVAMLAILNVLGRHRNAKTGHIDLSGFKVIYISPMKALVAEQVQAFSQRLQPYGVTVRELTGDVNLTRQQIEETQVIVTTPEKWDIITRKAGERAYTQLVRLVIIDEIHLLHDSRGPVLEAIIARTIRQIETAQEHIRLVGLSATLPNYDDVAVCLRVTPEKGLFFFGNHYRPVPLKQTYIGVKDKKAIKRYNTMNEVTYEKLMENAGKSQVLIFVHSRKETVKTARFIRDMALQKDTLPRFLQHMTASREILQSEAEAVKTGDLKELLPYGFAVHHAGLPRTDRKLVEDLFADRHIQVLISTATLAWGVNLPAHTVIIKGTQVYLPEKGSWAELSPMDVLQMMGRAGRPQYDTSGHAILITQHSELQYYLSLNNQQLPIESQMISCLPDMLNAEVVLGSVRSREDAVNWLGYTYLYVRMLKNPTLYGIPPEEIERDKLLEQHCVNLIDSALKILDKNFLIKYDRRMGAIQVTAMGRVASHYYIKYPTIAVYNQHMKPTLSDIELLRLFSLSSEFKYMPVREEEKVELQRLMERVPIPVKGSPDETSSKVNVLLQAYISKLKLEGLAMMADMVYVQQSANRIMRAIFEICLRRGWAMLALRALQFCKEIDRRMWSSMTPLRQFKVLPEELLRKIEKKDLPFERYYDLSSTEIGELVRVPKMGKLLHRLIHQFPKLELAAFVQPLTRTCLVVELTITPDFQWDSKVHGSGEVFWVLVEDVDGEQILHHEMFIMPPFTGEVEHTLCFTLPITDPLPPNYSIRVVSDRWLHSQSSLPISFKTLILPERTPPHTELLDLQPLPISALRDAKMEQVYAGSFKAFNPIQTQVFSTLYATNENVLLCLPPTSGKEICLEFAILRMLKTEPASQWKAVYIAPHPLVVKERLDDWVTKLGRGLGVKLAELTGEMQQDMKLLEQSQLVLATPEKWDFVSRRWKTRKVLQSIRLLLVDDLHLLNSPVGSTLEICLSRTRYISAQLQRPIRIVAMANSLANAKDVGDWLGVSSSGLFNFHPSVRTVPLEISLHGFDVYHREARLLAMSKAVYQAVKLYTSNREDERSGSLSSRKLKNVIVFCSDRRHCRLTAIDLLLQAAADDDPKKFLHVSDEVMSKYTSVVRDKMLNETLSYGVGLLHSGLSAAEQQLVQQLHAAGAIQVVVVAEECAWGLQMYAHLVVIVDTKKFTENGYEDYTVADVLQMLGHATRSSIDKHGYAVLFCPSSKREFYKKFIFEPLPVESQLEQNLVDHINAEVVLKTIENKQDAVDWLTWTFLYRRLAKNPNYYGLQGVTHQHLSDYLSELVESGVHTLEQAQCVSEQNDVDLQPLNLGLVAAFYYVKVDTIELFNRSLTPTCKRRALLEILAASSEFSSLPLRPGEEGTLKGLAQRLGVRLPSNSEDLNKPSTKALILLYAHFNRTPLPSDLIADQKILLEPTIRLLHALVDVISSNGWLVPALSAMEICQAVVQAMTTTALGGGNATQCSPLKQLPHFTDELVEKAKEMGVDDIFDLMNMEEKDREKLLKSLTPSQLKDVAKASNRYPVINVEYQVSKKDGVLPSENLQCTVTLERDCAEETSSAVFAPYFPREKEEQWWLVIGQASSNSLAAIKRLSLNKATTTVTLSFEAPETDGKHTYVLYLMGDSYVGGDQEYKFDVRVRS